A genomic stretch from Primulina huaijiensis isolate GDHJ02 chromosome 14, ASM1229523v2, whole genome shotgun sequence includes:
- the LOC140956569 gene encoding uncharacterized protein isoform X2: MQMMGVAWRRWRTEVKATSYDSNIPLACVYSPYSSWVGYRSLERLCAYWKATELKENGRKPTRIEIMHLSRRSKKKGGAPVDAEAIRYENLLDEAVQTRLQDMAEGTQAIEVHEDAFRDVFGTEHSGRVRCLGAGALPSQVFPEQCRRSSFYNRQNYHSTLEMTNKFKEMQEQMKKDMEMRES; this comes from the exons ATGCAAATGATGGGGGTTGCATGGAGGCGATGGAGGACCGAAGTTAAAGCTACATCTTATGACTCCAATATCCCATTAGCTTGTGTCTATTCGCCCTATTCCTCATGGGTTGGCTACAGAAGTTTGGAAAGATTATGTGCGTACTGGAAGGCTACTGAG TTGAAAGAGAATGGTAGGAAGCCGACTCGCATCGAAATAATGCATTTGAGTCGGAGAAGTAAAAAGAAAGGAGGTGCTCCGGTTGATGCTGAAGCCATACGCTATGAG AATTTGTTGGATGAGGCTGTTCAAACTCGCTTACAAGACATGGCTGAGGGGACACAAGCAATAGAAGTGCATGAGGATGCATTTCG TGATGTATTTGGAACCGAGCATTCTGGCCGAGTTCGATGTCTGGGAGCAGGAGCACTGCCTAGCCAAGTCTTCCCTGAACAATGCAGGCGAAGCTCATTCTACAATAGGCAAAACTATCATTCTACTTTGGAGATgacaaataaattcaaagaaatGCAAGAACAAATGAAGAAAGATATGGAGATGCGTGAATCGTAG
- the LOC140956569 gene encoding uncharacterized protein isoform X1 — protein sequence MQMMGVAWRRWRTEVKATSYDSNIPLACVYSPYSSWVGYRSLERLCAYWKATEKSSKINRENGKNKKGTHAQGRTSIPSLEDKFLKENGRKPTRIEIMHLSRRSKKKGGAPVDAEAIRYENLLDEAVQTRLQDMAEGTQAIEVHEDAFRDVFGTEHSGRVRCLGAGALPSQVFPEQCRRSSFYNRQNYHSTLEMTNKFKEMQEQMKKDMEMRES from the exons ATGCAAATGATGGGGGTTGCATGGAGGCGATGGAGGACCGAAGTTAAAGCTACATCTTATGACTCCAATATCCCATTAGCTTGTGTCTATTCGCCCTATTCCTCATGGGTTGGCTACAGAAGTTTGGAAAGATTATGTGCGTACTGGAAGGCTACTGAG aaaagtTCTAAAATAAATcgagaaaatggaaaaaataaaaaaggaacTCATGCACAGGGACGAACGAGTATCCCTTCTCTGGAAGACAAATTT TTGAAAGAGAATGGTAGGAAGCCGACTCGCATCGAAATAATGCATTTGAGTCGGAGAAGTAAAAAGAAAGGAGGTGCTCCGGTTGATGCTGAAGCCATACGCTATGAG AATTTGTTGGATGAGGCTGTTCAAACTCGCTTACAAGACATGGCTGAGGGGACACAAGCAATAGAAGTGCATGAGGATGCATTTCG TGATGTATTTGGAACCGAGCATTCTGGCCGAGTTCGATGTCTGGGAGCAGGAGCACTGCCTAGCCAAGTCTTCCCTGAACAATGCAGGCGAAGCTCATTCTACAATAGGCAAAACTATCATTCTACTTTGGAGATgacaaataaattcaaagaaatGCAAGAACAAATGAAGAAAGATATGGAGATGCGTGAATCGTAG